From one Bacillus sp. FJAT-42376 genomic stretch:
- a CDS encoding CDP-alcohol phosphatidyltransferase family protein, with the protein MLDTHGRKYVQPAIDGTASVLLKWKLSANQVTGLAFLIGVSTGVFIFFGMPLIAIAVLWLSGFLDAVDGTMARKTKPSPWGTVLDITFDRIVEISVILGLAFAFPSAQWALLLLSASIIVSMTIFLTVGALSEKQGIKSFYYQAGLAERTEGFILFTLMILFSSQLVWMTLLFFAIEMFTAFQRLFEAKRILK; encoded by the coding sequence ATGCTTGATACACATGGGAGGAAATATGTTCAGCCTGCAATTGATGGAACGGCTTCGGTTCTGCTGAAATGGAAGCTCTCAGCTAATCAAGTAACTGGGCTAGCCTTTCTGATAGGGGTTTCGACAGGTGTCTTTATTTTCTTCGGCATGCCCCTTATAGCGATTGCCGTCCTTTGGCTGTCAGGCTTTTTAGATGCAGTAGACGGGACGATGGCCCGGAAAACAAAGCCTTCTCCATGGGGGACCGTTCTGGATATCACGTTTGACCGGATAGTTGAAATCAGTGTGATTCTGGGTCTCGCTTTCGCTTTTCCATCGGCACAGTGGGCGCTTCTTTTGCTTAGCGCCTCGATTATCGTTTCAATGACCATTTTTTTAACAGTTGGGGCATTGAGTGAAAAACAAGGGATAAAATCTTTTTATTATCAGGCCGGTTTAGCTGAGAGAACGGAAGGATTTATCCTTTTTACATTAATGATTCTTTTTAGCAGCCAGCTTGTATGGATGACCCTCCTTTTTTTCGCCATTGAAATGTTTACAGCCTTTCAAAGACTGTTTGAAGCAAAACGGATACTTAAATAG
- a CDS encoding TVP38/TMEM64 family protein, with translation MKRISKWLLLAAVIGLLFWLNERYLNLNPGMIKDWILSLGAAGPLVFILVYTFRPLILFPASILSLAGGLAFGSVYGFIYTLIGAAGGALVAFFLSKAFGAKVVPDSEKIESVKKIIEKNGFLYVLVLRILPIVNFDLISYAAGLTSIRWAPFLAATVVGIMPGTFAYNFLGSSFTSDNQSILIIAIVIFALLALIPIIFRKKIKQRLFAKQGKEVEEDA, from the coding sequence TTGAAAAGAATCAGTAAATGGCTGCTTCTCGCAGCCGTGATCGGGCTTCTCTTCTGGCTGAATGAGCGTTATTTAAATCTGAATCCGGGAATGATTAAAGACTGGATTCTTTCTTTAGGAGCGGCCGGACCGCTTGTATTTATTCTCGTCTACACGTTTCGGCCACTGATCCTTTTCCCGGCGTCTATTCTTTCACTGGCTGGAGGGCTTGCGTTTGGCTCGGTCTATGGGTTTATCTATACATTGATCGGAGCGGCAGGGGGAGCACTCGTAGCCTTTTTCCTTTCAAAAGCCTTTGGTGCAAAAGTTGTTCCGGATTCAGAAAAAATAGAGTCGGTAAAAAAAATAATTGAGAAAAACGGGTTTCTTTATGTATTGGTGCTGAGGATCCTTCCTATCGTGAATTTTGACTTGATCAGCTATGCTGCCGGGCTTACATCCATCCGGTGGGCACCCTTTCTTGCGGCAACTGTCGTTGGAATCATGCCCGGAACGTTTGCCTACAATTTTCTTGGCTCAAGCTTTACCTCTGACAACCAATCCATTCTAATTATAGCCATCGTGATTTTTGCTCTCTTGGCACTGATTCCCATTATTTTCAGAAAAAAAATAAAGCAGCGTCTGTTTGCTAAACAAGGAAAAGAGGTGGAGGAGGATGCTTGA
- a CDS encoding ABC transporter ATP-binding protein: MSYLQFNGTKEFNKKKILNQLKLSIGQGEILSLIGPSGTGKSTLLKCMAGLETLDSGQFILDGKDLTSVPARKREIVLVFQQALLFPHMTVFENVEYGLKIKKEKKDVRAEKVRKMLEKTEMEHASRHYPDQLSGGEQQRAALARALVLEPKLLLLDEPFANIDPLLRDKLRIWVKGLLKEQNITSIFVTHDMEEAAMIGDELAILSEGEILQQATAREIYFNPVNEKAACFYGDGIMIENRFIPTHQLELSESRSHGSWEGTVEGEIYKYGQRFYRIALTENRPAVTIHSSDPLKEGQILYVKRKQEEPLEKNQ, translated from the coding sequence ATGTCCTATTTACAATTTAACGGCACGAAGGAATTTAATAAAAAGAAAATCCTGAATCAGCTAAAGCTTTCCATTGGACAAGGGGAAATTCTATCCTTAATCGGGCCATCCGGTACAGGAAAGTCTACCCTTCTCAAATGTATGGCAGGGCTCGAAACGCTCGACAGCGGACAATTCATATTGGATGGAAAAGATCTGACAAGTGTACCGGCGAGAAAACGGGAAATCGTCCTTGTTTTCCAGCAGGCTCTCCTTTTTCCTCATATGACCGTTTTTGAAAATGTGGAATATGGATTAAAAATCAAAAAAGAGAAAAAAGATGTAAGAGCTGAAAAAGTCAGGAAAATGCTTGAGAAAACGGAAATGGAGCATGCATCCAGGCATTATCCCGACCAGCTTTCAGGCGGAGAGCAGCAGCGGGCAGCGCTGGCAAGGGCGCTTGTTTTGGAACCAAAGCTTTTGCTGCTCGATGAACCTTTTGCCAATATTGATCCTCTTTTGCGGGATAAATTGAGAATTTGGGTGAAGGGCCTGTTGAAAGAGCAAAACATAACGTCTATTTTTGTCACACATGATATGGAGGAAGCCGCCATGATTGGCGATGAACTTGCGATCCTTTCTGAAGGAGAAATTCTCCAGCAGGCAACCGCACGCGAAATATACTTTAACCCAGTTAATGAAAAAGCAGCATGCTTTTATGGGGATGGAATCATGATTGAGAACCGATTCATCCCTACCCATCAACTGGAGCTATCTGAATCTCGATCTCACGGCTCATGGGAGGGAACGGTAGAAGGGGAAATCTATAAGTATGGCCAGCGCTTTTACAGAATTGCATTAACGGAGAACCGGCCGGCTGTCACCATCCATTCATCGGACCCGTTAAAAGAAGGTCAGATTCTGTATGTCAAAAGAAAACAGGAGGAACCCCTTGAAAAGAATCAGTAA
- a CDS encoding ABC transporter permease subunit: protein MKWFKNRKLPAGVIPSILIAGILLLSGLLFSLYESVRTDDSLSLHAYAEIWSGKSFQMSFLYSVSIALLSSLLAIGGGLFITRAIAPFMRRPFFKLLTWSPMLFPHFVWGYMLVLLIDQTGWIPQLLTEFGVLERTDQFPVLIRDEWGIGIILTYVTKEIPFVILMLIPLYLTMDGRKRDVITSLGGTKWNVFKTAEWPVIIPVLSETFIILFAFILTAYEVPALLGITFPKMVSVLAFEWFYNGDWSHRPLAYAAMLTVTVLILLLSVLFYFLWGRNRRTGKESSRGTVFRKKGSKTVLTIYMLLVFMPIAALAGSSFLQRNHHHVFSSQPSARAWKLLLEDPLLVQAVWTSIGIGVMVVLLNYLIGIPAARALAFKEFKGKTFTETVLLAPILVPALLVAMGLHIAFIRLGLANEWSGVVLIQLLPTLPYTVKMFRAGFEQMGISFEQQARTLGASKLEIVKSIYLPMLLSSFRASAFLLFVISLGQFVLTSLIGGGSVLTLALVYFPYFEQADTAVLAAFSLLFAVIPLGVWAVFEAVFRILSPYKGRF from the coding sequence ATGAAGTGGTTCAAAAATAGAAAGCTGCCTGCAGGAGTCATCCCCTCCATATTGATTGCGGGAATCCTTCTCTTATCCGGCCTTCTTTTTTCTTTATACGAAAGTGTTAGAACAGATGACTCTCTGAGTCTGCATGCCTATGCGGAAATCTGGTCAGGGAAAAGTTTTCAGATGTCTTTTTTATACAGTGTATCTATTGCTCTTCTTTCATCCCTCCTTGCAATTGGGGGCGGATTGTTCATCACAAGGGCAATAGCTCCTTTTATGAGGCGTCCTTTTTTTAAGCTCCTGACGTGGTCGCCTATGCTCTTTCCCCACTTTGTCTGGGGGTATATGCTTGTTTTGCTGATTGACCAGACGGGGTGGATTCCGCAGTTATTAACCGAATTCGGTGTCCTGGAACGTACAGACCAGTTCCCCGTCCTGATTAGGGACGAATGGGGCATCGGTATCATTCTTACGTATGTGACAAAGGAAATTCCATTCGTGATCCTCATGCTGATTCCACTGTATCTTACAATGGACGGCAGAAAGCGGGATGTGATTACTTCGCTCGGAGGAACAAAATGGAACGTCTTTAAAACTGCTGAATGGCCGGTTATTATTCCTGTACTCAGTGAGACATTCATTATCCTGTTTGCCTTTATTTTAACTGCCTATGAAGTTCCCGCACTGCTTGGAATCACGTTTCCAAAAATGGTATCGGTCCTTGCCTTTGAGTGGTTTTACAATGGGGACTGGTCTCATAGGCCGCTGGCGTATGCTGCCATGCTGACAGTTACGGTCCTCATATTGCTTTTATCCGTTCTATTCTATTTTTTATGGGGGAGGAACAGGAGAACGGGGAAGGAAAGCAGCAGAGGGACGGTATTCAGAAAAAAAGGGTCAAAGACGGTTCTGACGATTTATATGCTGCTTGTATTTATGCCCATTGCAGCATTGGCAGGAAGCAGTTTCCTGCAAAGGAACCATCATCATGTATTCAGTTCTCAGCCGTCAGCAAGAGCATGGAAACTCTTGCTGGAAGACCCCCTGCTTGTTCAGGCTGTCTGGACCTCCATCGGAATAGGCGTCATGGTTGTCCTGTTAAATTATCTGATCGGCATACCGGCAGCAAGGGCTCTTGCCTTCAAGGAGTTTAAAGGGAAAACATTCACCGAGACGGTCCTGCTCGCTCCTATCCTGGTGCCGGCTCTGCTCGTTGCGATGGGCCTCCACATTGCTTTTATCCGGCTAGGTCTGGCAAACGAATGGAGCGGAGTAGTGCTCATACAGCTTCTCCCGACGCTTCCCTATACGGTTAAAATGTTCCGGGCAGGCTTTGAACAGATGGGCATTAGCTTTGAACAGCAGGCAAGAACGCTTGGAGCATCAAAGCTTGAAATTGTGAAGTCCATCTATTTGCCGATGCTCCTCTCCTCATTCAGAGCATCCGCATTTTTATTGTTTGTGATTTCGCTTGGCCAGTTTGTCTTAACAAGCTTAATAGGAGGCGGAAGTGTTCTGACACTCGCTCTTGTCTATTTTCCATATTTTGAACAAGCGGATACAGCGGTTCTCGCGGCTTTTTCTCTGCTGTTTGCCGTTATCCCCCTCGGAGTCTGGGCGGTGTTTGAAGCCGTGTTTCGGATCCTTTCACCCTATAAAGGAAGGTTTTAA